The following coding sequences are from one Bradyrhizobium sp. 200 window:
- the thiC gene encoding phosphomethylpyrimidine synthase ThiC — MNIRSNPDTTLPAVTTGPLPSSRKIFATPDAAPDLRVPLREIILSEGAGEPNLPVYDTSGPYTDPSVTIDVNAGLSRNRLAWVKERGGVEEYQGREIKPEDNGNVGASHAAKAFTAHHKPLRGLDGHKITQLEFARAGIITKEMIYVAERENLGRKAQLERAEAALADGESFGAEVPAFITPEFVRSEIARGRAIIPCNINHAELEPMIIGRNFLTKINANIGNSAVTSSVEEEVDKMVWAIRWGADTVMDLSTGRNIHTTREWILRNAPIPIGTVPIYQALEKCEGDPVKLTWELYKDTLIEQCEQGVDYFTIHAGVRLPYIHLTANRVTGIVSRGGSIMAKWCLAHHKESFLYTHFDEICDLMRKYDVSFSLGDGLRPGSIADANDRAQFAELETLGELTKIAWDKGCQVMIEGPGHVPMHKIKINMDKQLKECGEAPFYTLGPLTTDIAPGYDHITSGIGAAMIGWFGCAMLCYVTPKEHLGLPDRNDVKVGVITYKIAAHASDLAKGHPAAQLRDDALSRARFDFRWTDQFNLGLDPDTAKSFHDETLPKEAHKVAHFCSMCGPKFCSMKITQDVRDYAATLNDPASVGMSVSGTIEDGMAAMSQKFKEMGGQVYLDADKVKESNRVL, encoded by the coding sequence ATGAACATCCGATCCAACCCCGACACCACCCTGCCCGCCGTCACGACCGGCCCGCTGCCCTCTTCACGCAAGATCTTTGCGACGCCCGACGCCGCGCCCGACCTGCGCGTCCCCCTGCGCGAGATCATTTTGAGCGAAGGCGCCGGCGAGCCCAACCTTCCGGTGTACGACACCTCGGGCCCCTACACCGATCCGTCCGTGACCATCGACGTCAATGCCGGTCTGTCGCGCAACCGCCTCGCCTGGGTGAAAGAGCGCGGCGGTGTCGAGGAATATCAGGGCCGCGAGATCAAGCCGGAAGACAACGGCAATGTCGGCGCCTCGCACGCCGCAAAAGCCTTCACCGCGCATCACAAGCCGTTGCGCGGCCTCGACGGCCACAAGATCACCCAGCTCGAATTCGCCCGCGCCGGCATCATCACCAAGGAGATGATCTACGTCGCCGAACGCGAAAACCTCGGCCGGAAAGCACAGCTCGAACGCGCCGAAGCCGCGTTGGCCGATGGCGAAAGCTTTGGCGCGGAGGTCCCCGCCTTCATCACGCCGGAATTCGTCCGCTCCGAGATCGCGCGCGGCCGGGCCATCATTCCCTGCAACATCAACCACGCCGAACTCGAGCCGATGATCATCGGCCGCAACTTCCTGACCAAGATCAACGCCAATATCGGCAACTCCGCCGTCACCTCGTCGGTGGAGGAGGAAGTCGACAAGATGGTGTGGGCGATCCGCTGGGGCGCCGACACCGTGATGGACCTCTCGACCGGGCGCAACATCCACACCACGCGCGAATGGATTCTTCGAAATGCGCCGATTCCGATCGGCACCGTGCCGATTTATCAGGCGCTGGAAAAGTGCGAAGGCGATCCCGTCAAGCTGACCTGGGAGCTCTACAAGGATACGCTGATCGAGCAGTGCGAACAGGGCGTCGACTACTTTACGATCCACGCCGGCGTGCGCCTGCCCTACATCCACCTCACCGCCAACCGCGTCACCGGGATCGTCTCGCGCGGCGGCTCGATCATGGCGAAGTGGTGTCTGGCGCATCACAAGGAGAGCTTCCTCTACACCCATTTCGACGAGATCTGCGACCTCATGCGCAAGTATGACGTCTCGTTCTCGCTCGGCGATGGCCTGCGCCCCGGCTCGATCGCGGATGCCAACGACCGCGCGCAGTTCGCCGAACTGGAGACGCTCGGCGAGCTGACGAAGATTGCGTGGGACAAGGGCTGCCAGGTGATGATCGAAGGCCCCGGCCATGTGCCGATGCACAAGATCAAGATCAACATGGACAAGCAGCTCAAGGAATGCGGCGAAGCCCCGTTCTACACGCTTGGGCCGCTGACGACAGATATCGCGCCGGGCTACGACCACATCACCTCAGGCATTGGTGCTGCCATGATCGGCTGGTTCGGCTGCGCCATGCTCTGCTACGTCACGCCGAAGGAGCATCTCGGCCTGCCCGACCGCAACGACGTCAAGGTCGGCGTCATCACCTACAAGATCGCCGCCCACGCGTCCGATCTCGCCAAAGGCCACCCCGCCGCGCAACTCCGCGACGACGCGCTCTCGCGTGCGAGGTTCGATTTCCGCTGGACCGACCAGTTCAACCTCGGCCTCGATCCGGACACCGCAAAGAGCTTCCACGACGAAACGCTGCCGAAGGAAGCCCACAAGGTCGCCCATTTCTGCTCGATGTGCGGGCCCAAATTCTGCTCGATGAAGATTACCCAGGACGTGCGGGATTATGCGGCGACGCTGAATGATCCGGCGAGTGTGGGGATGTCGGTGAGCGGCACCATCGAGGATGGGATGGCGGCGATGAGCCAGAAGTTCAAGGAGATGGGTGGGCAAGTGTATCTGGATGCGGACAAGGTGAAGGAGAGCAATCGGGTGTTGTGA
- a CDS encoding thiamine phosphate synthase codes for MPYPDRFYPVVHSVAWVTRLALLGAGTIQLRAKDLNESEALQIVTDALEALKGTDAKLVVNDYWRAAIVAGAKHLHLGQEDLVDADLDEIRKAGLTLGISTHDDEELATALAAKPDYIALGPIFPTTLKSMRFAPQGIPKITEWKKRIGDIPLVAIGGIKFEQSAEIFAAGADSIAVVSDVTQNADPDARVRQWLGQESKAA; via the coding sequence ATGCCGTATCCTGACAGATTCTATCCCGTCGTTCACAGCGTCGCCTGGGTGACGCGGCTGGCGCTGCTCGGCGCCGGCACCATCCAGTTGCGCGCCAAGGACCTCAATGAGTCCGAGGCGCTGCAGATCGTGACCGACGCGCTCGAAGCCCTCAAGGGCACGGATGCCAAACTCGTGGTCAACGATTACTGGCGCGCGGCGATCGTCGCCGGCGCAAAACATCTGCATCTCGGCCAGGAAGACCTCGTCGACGCCGACCTCGACGAAATCCGCAAGGCAGGACTGACGCTCGGCATCTCCACCCATGACGACGAAGAACTGGCGACCGCGCTTGCCGCGAAGCCGGACTACATCGCGCTCGGGCCGATTTTTCCGACCACGCTGAAATCGATGCGCTTTGCGCCGCAGGGCATTCCAAAAATTACCGAGTGGAAGAAGCGCATCGGCGACATTCCGCTGGTCGCGATCGGCGGCATCAAGTTCGAACAATCCGCCGAGATCTTTGCCGCCGGGGCGGACTCGATCGCCGTCGTCAGCGACGTCACCCAGAACGCCGATCCCGACGCAAGGGTCCGGCAGTGGCTCGGCCAAGAATCGAAGGCAGCCTGA
- a CDS encoding thiazole synthase, translating into MLNFYGKTFSSRLLIGTALYPSPAIMQDAIRASGANIVTVSLRREAAGGKTGDAFWSLIRELDVAVLPNTAGCRSVREAVTTAKLARELFGTPWIKLEVIADNDTLQPDVVGLVEAAAILIKDGFEVFPYCSEDLSVAMRLVDAGCKVVMPWAAPIGSAKGITNRDALKLMRERLPEITLVVDAGLGAPSHAAHALELGYDAVLLNTAIAKAADPVAMANAFRLGVEAGRTAYEAGLMEARDFASPSTPVIGTPFWHAVS; encoded by the coding sequence ATGCTGAACTTCTACGGCAAAACCTTTTCCTCCCGCCTGCTGATCGGCACGGCGCTCTATCCCTCGCCTGCGATCATGCAGGACGCGATCCGCGCGTCGGGCGCCAACATCGTCACCGTGTCGCTGCGGCGCGAGGCTGCCGGCGGCAAGACCGGGGACGCGTTCTGGTCGCTGATCCGCGAGCTCGACGTCGCCGTGCTGCCGAACACCGCCGGCTGCCGCAGCGTGCGCGAGGCGGTGACCACCGCAAAGCTGGCGCGCGAATTGTTCGGCACGCCCTGGATCAAGCTCGAGGTGATCGCCGACAACGACACGCTGCAGCCTGACGTGGTCGGCTTGGTCGAAGCCGCCGCCATCCTGATCAAGGACGGTTTTGAAGTCTTCCCCTACTGCTCCGAGGATCTTTCAGTCGCGATGCGGCTGGTGGACGCCGGCTGCAAGGTCGTGATGCCCTGGGCCGCGCCGATCGGCAGCGCCAAAGGCATCACCAACCGCGACGCGTTGAAACTGATGCGCGAGCGCCTGCCTGAGATCACGCTGGTGGTCGACGCCGGCCTTGGCGCGCCCTCGCATGCGGCCCACGCACTTGAACTCGGCTACGACGCCGTGCTGCTCAACACGGCGATCGCAAAGGCCGCCGATCCCGTCGCGATGGCCAATGCGTTCCGTCTTGGCGTGGAAGCCGGCCGCACCGCCTACGAGGCCGGGCTGATGGAAGCCCGCGACTTCGCCTCGCCCTCAACCCCTGTGATCGGGACCCCATTCTGGCATGCCGTATCCTGA
- the thiS gene encoding sulfur carrier protein ThiS has product MRVTINGEAREIASSRVDALLSELEYEGTHFAIALNYDVLPKSCWAETVLKSGDEIEIITPRQGG; this is encoded by the coding sequence ATGCGTGTGACCATCAACGGCGAAGCGCGGGAGATCGCCTCCTCCCGCGTCGACGCGCTGCTCTCAGAGCTCGAATACGAAGGCACGCATTTCGCGATTGCGCTGAATTACGACGTGCTGCCGAAAAGCTGCTGGGCCGAGACCGTGCTGAAGAGCGGCGACGAGATCGAGATCATCACGCCGCGGCAGGGAGGGTGA
- a CDS encoding FAD-dependent oxidoreductase has translation MYQKSDLRGDSPVSIIGAGIAGAWQALLFAQAGHAVTLYERSDADMTLSTSHWAGGMLAPWCEAEASEPVIGRLGIRSLDLWREHFPKTPFNGSLVVAHARDRADFERFAKLTTGHVRLDARGLGDLEPSLDGRFRDGLFYPDEGHVEPRKVLPELHARIEAAGGTVKFDCDMNAEDLDGIVIDCRGLSARDEQGELRGVKGEMIIVETSEVELSRPVRLIHPRWPLYVIPRGDNKFMLGATSIEAEDTGVSVRSALELLGAAYAVHPAFAEARIVEFGSGLRPAFPDNLPRITVSRNKIAVNGLYRHGFLLAPALAELTLGYVQRGAIDNEVMRCV, from the coding sequence ATGTACCAGAAGTCAGATCTGCGCGGGGATTCCCCCGTTTCCATCATCGGCGCGGGCATTGCCGGCGCCTGGCAGGCGCTGCTGTTCGCACAGGCCGGCCATGCCGTAACCCTGTATGAGCGCAGTGACGCCGATATGACGCTCTCGACCAGCCACTGGGCCGGCGGCATGTTGGCCCCCTGGTGCGAGGCCGAGGCCTCCGAGCCCGTGATCGGCCGGCTCGGCATCCGCTCGCTCGATCTGTGGCGCGAGCATTTCCCGAAAACCCCGTTCAACGGATCGCTGGTCGTGGCGCATGCGCGCGACCGCGCCGATTTCGAACGCTTTGCGAAACTGACCACCGGCCATGTCAGGCTCGACGCGCGGGGGTTAGGCGATCTCGAACCGTCGCTGGACGGCCGTTTCCGCGACGGCCTGTTCTACCCTGATGAGGGCCATGTCGAGCCGCGGAAGGTTCTCCCCGAACTGCATGCCCGCATCGAAGCCGCCGGCGGCACCGTCAAGTTCGATTGCGACATGAACGCGGAAGATCTCGACGGCATCGTGATCGACTGCCGGGGATTGTCCGCGCGCGACGAGCAGGGCGAGCTGCGCGGCGTCAAGGGCGAGATGATCATCGTCGAGACATCGGAGGTCGAGCTGTCGCGCCCGGTGCGGCTGATCCATCCGCGCTGGCCACTCTACGTCATCCCGCGCGGCGACAACAAATTCATGCTGGGCGCGACCTCGATCGAGGCCGAGGACACCGGCGTCAGCGTGCGCTCGGCGCTGGAGCTCTTGGGTGCCGCCTATGCCGTGCATCCGGCCTTTGCCGAGGCGCGCATCGTCGAGTTCGGCTCAGGCCTCCGTCCGGCCTTCCCCGACAATCTGCCGCGGATCACGGTCAGCAGGAACAAGATCGCCGTGAACGGCCTTTATCGCCACGGTTTCCTGCTGGCCCCTGCGCTCGCCGAGCTGACGCTTGGCTATGTGCAGCGCGGCGCAATCGACAATGAGGTGATGCGATGCGTGTGA
- a CDS encoding transglycosylase SLT domain-containing protein: MKIFPKFAPKFIWLLAATAALFVSSGASAQSRAQYESMVAAHATANNVPEALVHRVIVRESKYHPNLVGRGGTIGLMQIKLATARGLGYTGDAAGLRNPDTNLAWGVKYLAGAYRAANSDHSRAVRYYASGYYYAAKRQRREQPLQIAPVLASGAPPKIVARPVGTARTPADANALQTAQ; this comes from the coding sequence ATGAAAATTTTTCCGAAATTCGCCCCGAAGTTCATTTGGCTGCTCGCCGCCACCGCCGCGCTGTTCGTTTCATCAGGTGCAAGCGCGCAGAGCCGCGCGCAGTATGAGAGCATGGTCGCAGCTCACGCCACCGCCAACAACGTGCCGGAAGCGCTGGTGCACCGGGTGATCGTGCGCGAGAGCAAATATCATCCCAACCTCGTCGGGCGCGGCGGCACCATCGGGCTGATGCAGATCAAGCTCGCGACCGCGCGCGGCCTCGGCTACACCGGCGACGCCGCGGGCCTGCGCAATCCCGACACCAACCTTGCCTGGGGCGTCAAATATCTCGCCGGCGCCTATCGCGCCGCCAACAGCGACCACAGCCGAGCCGTGCGTTATTATGCGAGCGGCTATTACTACGCCGCAAAGCGCCAGCGGCGCGAGCAGCCCCTGCAGATCGCACCTGTGCTGGCGAGCGGTGCGCCGCCGAAAATCGTCGCCAGGCCGGTCGGAACGGCAAGAACGCCCGCCGACGCGAACGCACTGCAGACCGCCCAGTAG
- a CDS encoding ATP-binding protein, which yields MKLSALLNLRGISGQIAALVVASIAALHLIITASFLLHRPDQADPSFDRGHGQLVAAVQLLGAAPASERPRLTTDIVRAFPQLGIEILPSGPPPSAAEPDGFNPRGLQRRLGRDYRIFQPESGGDRKIGIGLPDGMAISANVLPDRPRPPFLGGPWMMTLLFAVISVTLLGLWAARALTAPLSSFAKAAESFSLNGAAAPLPERGPEEIRSVARALNRMRERITGLIDDRTKMLAAISHDLRTPITRMRLRSEFIEDEAHRSRMLDDLDQMRAMLESVLSFLRNGRRLEAMTLVDIASTLQLITDQFGDIGRKVAYDGPAHAMATVRPDDLHRAVTNLVENAARFGAETVIRLRVSPDQFTIDVEDDGPGISDALKQNMLEPFVRGDEARNMDEAAGFGLGLSITNAIVLAHGGTLSLHDRQPHGLVVRMRLPVRQQSERPAA from the coding sequence ATGAAGCTGTCGGCCCTCTTGAACCTGCGCGGCATCAGCGGCCAGATCGCCGCCCTCGTCGTCGCCTCGATCGCAGCGCTGCATCTGATCATCACCGCGAGTTTCCTGCTGCACCGGCCCGACCAAGCGGATCCGTCGTTTGACCGCGGCCATGGCCAGCTTGTCGCCGCCGTGCAGTTGCTCGGCGCAGCACCCGCGTCGGAACGGCCGCGGCTGACCACAGACATCGTCCGCGCTTTTCCGCAGCTCGGCATCGAAATCCTCCCCTCGGGACCGCCGCCTTCGGCAGCCGAACCGGACGGCTTCAACCCGCGCGGCCTGCAACGGCGCCTCGGCCGTGACTATCGCATCTTCCAGCCTGAGAGCGGCGGTGACCGCAAGATCGGCATCGGCTTGCCGGACGGTATGGCGATTTCGGCCAACGTCCTGCCGGACCGGCCGCGGCCGCCGTTTCTCGGCGGTCCCTGGATGATGACGCTGTTGTTCGCCGTCATCAGCGTCACGCTGCTCGGCCTGTGGGCGGCGCGGGCGCTAACCGCGCCCTTGTCGTCCTTCGCAAAGGCCGCCGAGAGCTTTAGCCTCAACGGTGCCGCGGCGCCGCTGCCCGAACGCGGGCCGGAGGAAATCCGCTCGGTCGCGCGCGCGCTCAATCGCATGCGCGAGCGCATCACCGGCCTGATCGACGACCGCACCAAAATGCTCGCCGCGATCAGCCACGATCTGCGCACGCCGATCACGCGGATGCGCCTTCGCTCCGAATTCATCGAGGACGAGGCACATCGCAGCCGCATGCTCGACGATCTCGACCAGATGCGCGCGATGCTGGAGTCGGTGCTGTCGTTCCTGCGCAACGGCCGCAGGCTGGAAGCGATGACGCTGGTCGACATCGCAAGCACGCTGCAGCTCATCACCGACCAGTTCGGCGACATCGGACGCAAGGTCGCCTATGACGGCCCCGCGCATGCCATGGCCACCGTGCGGCCGGACGATTTGCACCGCGCCGTCACCAACCTCGTGGAGAATGCCGCAAGGTTCGGCGCCGAGACCGTGATCCGCCTGCGCGTCTCGCCGGATCAGTTCACCATCGACGTCGAGGACGACGGCCCCGGCATTTCGGATGCGCTGAAGCAGAACATGCTGGAGCCGTTCGTGCGCGGCGACGAGGCCCGCAACATGGACGAAGCGGCGGGCTTCGGCCTCGGCCTTTCGATCACGAACGCCATCGTGCTCGCGCATGGCGGCACGCTGTCGCTGCACGACCGGCAGCCGCATGGATTGGTGGTTCGGATGCGATTGCCGGTTCGCCAGCAGAGCGAGCGCCCCGCGGCTTAG
- a CDS encoding response regulator: MAQAIPNILVVEDDRETRSLIAKYLRSNACNVTTAADGREMVRAMTDRRVDLLILDVMLPGEDGLTLCRKVRAESQTPIIMLTARGEDVDRILGLEMGADDYLAKPFNPRELLARINAVLRRQAAAYNASAVEGATALVFAGWRIDVRLRELRNPEGARVAMTSAEFDLLRTFCERPGRVLSRDSLLDLTQGRNTGSFERSIDVLVSRIRRKIEPDPQAATMIKTVRSGGYIFTPRVEAANVEAVTAAGH; this comes from the coding sequence ATGGCCCAGGCAATACCCAACATCCTCGTCGTTGAGGACGACCGCGAGACGCGGTCGCTGATCGCAAAATACCTGCGCAGCAACGCCTGCAACGTCACGACCGCAGCCGACGGCCGCGAGATGGTCCGCGCCATGACCGACCGCAGGGTCGATCTTTTGATCCTCGACGTCATGCTGCCGGGCGAGGACGGCCTCACCCTGTGCCGCAAGGTGCGCGCCGAATCGCAGACGCCGATCATCATGCTGACCGCGCGCGGCGAGGACGTCGATCGCATCCTCGGCCTCGAAATGGGCGCCGACGACTATCTCGCCAAGCCGTTCAACCCGCGCGAATTGCTGGCCCGGATCAACGCGGTGCTGCGCCGGCAGGCGGCTGCCTACAACGCCAGCGCCGTCGAAGGCGCGACCGCGCTTGTGTTTGCCGGCTGGCGGATCGATGTGCGGCTGCGGGAGCTGCGCAATCCCGAGGGCGCGCGCGTGGCGATGACCAGCGCCGAGTTCGACCTGCTCAGGACATTTTGCGAGCGGCCAGGCCGCGTGCTGTCGCGCGACAGCCTGCTCGACCTCACGCAGGGCCGCAACACCGGCTCGTTCGAGCGCTCGATCGATGTGCTGGTCAGCCGCATCCGCCGCAAGATCGAGCCCGATCCGCAAGCGGCCACCATGATCAAGACGGTGCGCTCCGGCGGCTACATCTTCACCCCGCGCGTTGAAGCAGCAAACGTCGAGGCGGTGACCGCCGCCGGTCACTGA
- a CDS encoding PRC-barrel domain-containing protein produces MASDVMTKPHQLIASDRVEGTAVRRPNGDMIGHIERLMIDKVTGKVSYAILSFGGFLGIGANLIPLPWGRLRYNTKFEAYELDIDDEELKRAPSFRADKDFDWGDRAKEAELHRYYGMPPYWGGF; encoded by the coding sequence ATGGCAAGCGACGTCATGACCAAGCCGCATCAGTTGATCGCGAGCGACCGGGTCGAAGGGACTGCGGTGCGCCGGCCGAACGGGGACATGATCGGCCATATCGAACGGCTGATGATCGACAAGGTCACTGGTAAAGTATCCTATGCAATCCTGAGTTTTGGCGGGTTTCTCGGCATCGGGGCCAATCTGATTCCGTTGCCGTGGGGACGGCTTCGCTACAACACGAAGTTCGAAGCCTACGAACTTGACATCGACGATGAAGAGCTGAAGCGCGCGCCGTCATTCCGTGCGGACAAGGATTTCGACTGGGGCGATCGTGCGAAGGAAGCCGAACTGCATCGCTATTACGGCATGCCGCCTTACTGGGGCGGCTTCTGA
- a CDS encoding PRC-barrel domain-containing protein, translating to MLTKTAVAGLAASALLASVAFAQSPSATTDRATTAAPAAASDTSSFKGNWRASKLVGLNVYNDSNESLGSINDLLTDKSGDIKGVVIGVGGFLGVGEHLVAVPIDKVKFVDEPIAYTSTSSAPASGGARPTTGTGTTTGAAPAAAPPKKNPWYPDHAVFSATKDQLKSMPEFKYSTE from the coding sequence ATGTTAACGAAAACTGCCGTTGCCGGCCTCGCGGCTTCCGCGCTGCTGGCGAGTGTCGCATTCGCGCAAAGTCCTTCGGCAACGACTGACCGCGCCACCACCGCCGCGCCTGCGGCGGCGTCCGATACGTCGTCGTTCAAGGGTAACTGGCGGGCTTCGAAGCTGGTCGGCCTGAACGTGTACAACGATAGCAACGAAAGCCTCGGATCGATCAACGATCTCCTGACCGACAAGAGCGGCGACATCAAGGGCGTGGTGATCGGCGTCGGCGGCTTCCTTGGCGTCGGCGAGCATCTGGTCGCGGTGCCCATCGACAAGGTGAAGTTCGTCGACGAGCCGATTGCCTATACCAGCACCTCGAGCGCGCCGGCCTCCGGTGGCGCAAGGCCCACGACAGGCACGGGTACGACGACGGGCGCTGCGCCGGCCGCGGCTCCCCCGAAGAAGAATCCGTGGTATCCGGATCACGCCGTGTTCAGCGCGACAAAGGATCAGCTCAAGTCGATGCCGGAGTTCAAGTACTCGACCGAGTAA
- a CDS encoding dodecin domain-containing protein translates to MAESVYKVIELIGTSKESWEKAAAAAVSRAGKSLRDLRVAEVVKLDLQLDAKGEVEAYRAKVNVSFKFED, encoded by the coding sequence ATGGCTGAGAGTGTCTACAAGGTCATCGAGCTGATCGGCACCAGCAAGGAATCCTGGGAGAAGGCCGCCGCCGCGGCGGTCAGCCGCGCCGGAAAATCCTTGCGCGATCTCCGTGTCGCCGAGGTCGTCAAGCTCGATCTGCAACTGGACGCCAAGGGCGAGGTCGAGGCGTACCGCGCCAAGGTGAACGTCTCGTTCAAGTTCGAGGATTAG
- a CDS encoding DUF4403 family protein — protein MRLPMHLKTILIALAVVIVSFVASLKVMDFVAPRATNRPPPLAQLPPLPPAARASTVMAPIAVTLAAIRDAADRGAPRSFNGKADNPISQILQNADIGWTASRGPINATGAQDVLSLATPLTGTLNVTGSLSAKATGAVGDALGGLLGGNVAKQIGSVNIKNLNASAEIKGNVVISARPKIAANWRIDPNLAAQVNLGDTSLAVAGARVNVPAQVKPLIDKNVAEQIALVQARMRNDPTFEQNARTQWAKACRSIPLQGTTAGSTMPTLWLELRPIRAIAAQPRVDASNLTLTLGIEAETRITPAETKPSCPFPAEIVIVPPTPGRVAIGVPIDMPFTEINKIVEAQFAGKTFPEDGSGSVDVTVKRASVAASGNRLLISLLVSAKEKKSFLGLGGEANVHIWGRPVLDQAEQTLRLTDIELAVESEAAFGLLGAAARAAIPHLQKTLAEKATVDLKPFAANAQKKIAAVIADFQKNEDGLRVSAEISKLRLAGVAFDSKTLRVIAEAEGTINVYVTALPAL, from the coding sequence ATGCGTCTGCCGATGCATCTGAAGACGATTTTGATTGCGCTCGCGGTCGTCATCGTCTCGTTTGTAGCCAGCCTGAAGGTCATGGACTTCGTCGCGCCGCGCGCCACGAACCGGCCGCCCCCGCTCGCCCAATTGCCGCCGCTGCCGCCGGCGGCGCGCGCATCCACCGTGATGGCGCCGATTGCGGTGACGCTGGCGGCGATCCGCGACGCCGCCGATCGCGGCGCGCCGCGTTCCTTTAACGGCAAGGCCGACAATCCGATCTCGCAGATCCTGCAGAACGCCGATATCGGCTGGACCGCCTCGCGCGGACCGATCAACGCGACCGGCGCGCAGGACGTGCTGTCGCTGGCGACGCCGCTGACGGGCACACTGAACGTAACCGGTTCGCTGTCGGCGAAGGCGACGGGCGCGGTCGGCGACGCGCTCGGTGGCCTGCTCGGCGGCAACGTCGCCAAGCAGATCGGCAGCGTGAACATCAAGAACCTCAACGCCAGCGCCGAGATCAAGGGCAACGTCGTCATATCAGCGCGGCCGAAGATCGCCGCGAACTGGCGCATCGATCCGAATTTGGCGGCGCAGGTCAATCTCGGCGATACCAGCCTTGCCGTGGCGGGCGCGCGCGTCAACGTGCCCGCGCAGGTAAAGCCATTGATCGACAAGAATGTCGCCGAGCAGATTGCGCTGGTGCAAGCGCGAATGCGCAACGATCCGACCTTCGAGCAGAACGCGCGGACGCAATGGGCCAAGGCCTGCCGCTCGATCCCGCTGCAAGGCACCACGGCGGGTTCGACGATGCCGACGCTGTGGCTGGAATTGCGCCCCATCCGGGCAATTGCCGCGCAGCCGCGTGTCGATGCTTCGAACCTTACGCTGACGCTCGGCATCGAGGCGGAGACCCGGATCACGCCGGCCGAGACCAAGCCGTCCTGCCCGTTCCCCGCCGAGATCGTCATCGTGCCGCCAACGCCGGGGCGGGTCGCGATCGGCGTTCCCATCGACATGCCCTTCACCGAGATCAACAAAATCGTGGAAGCGCAGTTCGCCGGAAAGACTTTTCCGGAAGATGGCTCCGGCTCCGTCGACGTCACCGTCAAGCGCGCCAGCGTCGCGGCGTCGGGCAATCGCCTGCTAATTTCGCTTCTGGTGAGCGCGAAGGAGAAGAAGAGCTTCCTGGGCCTCGGCGGCGAGGCCAATGTGCATATCTGGGGAAGGCCGGTGCTCGATCAGGCCGAGCAGACGCTGCGGCTGACCGACATCGAGCTCGCCGTCGAGTCGGAAGCCGCCTTCGGCCTGCTCGGCGCCGCGGCGCGCGCGGCCATCCCGCATTTGCAGAAGACACTGGCGGAAAAGGCGACCGTCGACCTCAAGCCGTTCGCCGCCAACGCCCAGAAAAAGATTGCGGCCGTGATCGCCGATTTCCAGAAGAACGAGGACGGCCTGCGGGTCTCGGCCGAGATCAGCAAGCTGCGCCTCGCCGGCGTCGCCTTCGATTCAAAAACGCTGCGCGTCATCGCCGAAGCCGAAGGGACAATTAATGTCTATGTGACTGCGCTGCCGGCGCTGTGA
- a CDS encoding L,D-transpeptidase — protein sequence MFYSLKLNTRIAAAVFGALAIGATAFSAPAAAAPLPLLPFFLPQIETAPPPVQAVPQDEEDRSVELPARLRRQVVSYPTREAPGTIIIDTPNTYLYLVLGNGQAMRYGIGIGRDGFTWSGTQTITRKAEWPAWTPPPEMIARQPYLPRHMAGGPGNPLGARAMYLGGTIYRIHGTNAPETIGTRVSSGCLRLTNEDVKDLYSRVSVGTKVIVLPMTDRRADLGPTIR from the coding sequence ATGTTTTATTCATTGAAGCTGAACACCCGCATTGCTGCCGCCGTTTTTGGTGCGCTGGCGATCGGCGCGACCGCATTTTCCGCACCCGCCGCCGCGGCTCCGCTGCCGCTGCTTCCGTTTTTCCTGCCGCAGATCGAAACAGCCCCGCCGCCGGTGCAGGCTGTGCCCCAGGATGAAGAAGACCGCTCGGTCGAGCTGCCGGCGCGCCTACGCCGCCAGGTCGTGAGCTACCCGACCCGCGAGGCGCCGGGCACGATCATCATCGATACCCCGAACACCTATCTCTATCTCGTGCTCGGCAATGGCCAGGCGATGCGCTACGGCATCGGCATTGGCCGCGACGGCTTCACCTGGTCGGGCACGCAGACCATCACCCGCAAGGCCGAATGGCCGGCCTGGACCCCGCCCCCGGAGATGATCGCCCGCCAGCCCTATCTGCCGCGCCACATGGCCGGCGGCCCCGGCAACCCGCTCGGCGCCCGCGCGATGTATCTCGGCGGCACCATCTATCGCATCCACGGCACCAACGCGCCGGAGACGATCGGCACCCGGGTTTCCTCGGGCTGCCTCCGCCTCACCAATGAAGACGTCAAGGATCTCTATTCGCGGGTCAGCGTCGGAACCAAGGTGATCGTGCTGCCGATGACGGATCGCCGCGCCGATCTCGGCCCGACCATCCGCTAG